In Rutidosis leptorrhynchoides isolate AG116_Rl617_1_P2 chromosome 6, CSIRO_AGI_Rlap_v1, whole genome shotgun sequence, the DNA window aaacactaaccaAAAGATTGAAAACTTTGGCGTATCTTGCAGCATAGTTTTTAACTACCGAAGAGTTGTCAAGTATGTAGAGCTTGGGAACTTTCATGTCAATCACCAAGACAAAGAAATGCCCATGTCTGCAGATTGGGAAAAATACCTTTTGTAAAAAATCAAAAAAGAAAGAAATTATTAGAACacaaataattgattatgatataAAGGCAAATAGACCTACAAATGTAAGCTAGAAATAACATACAAGATCAACTTTTCAGAGTGACGCAAGCTTTGGAAAAAATCGAAACCAAGCATTAGCACTTTCTTTGATTATCATCAGCTTATCTTCCTTTTTCATGTTCTTGTTGTCATACAAGTAAGAATACTGTAAATAAAATAACACATGTGatcatatataacaataatatgtaattatatctataataatcacatgtgattatatatataacaatcacatgtgattatatataACAATCACATGTGACTAAGTATTAAGAACCATAACACACAGATAGAAACAGCAAGCTAATATAGTACATAAAAATTTTTAAACGATAAAACTTACAATGATTGAAGAAGGGAAAAAAAACCTAGACGGGCTAGATTGTCCTCTGTACTTTTGCTCTTCGTTCAGTATAAAGCTCCATAAATCAATTACACTAGCCTCAACATAAACATCGGGGCAAAGTGATTCCAAACTAAGACGGTGTATCATGCTGCCTTTTCTTGATTCAAAAACAGTCTCACTAACAAACAAAAAAAAGGAGGGGGGGGGGGTTTAGTTTAATACATGTGATTTCAgaatataatcacatgtgatttcataataaaatcacatgtgatttcatattataatcacatgtgattggcttaTAAAGCAGAAGGATTTGtatgtattaaaaggaaaaattttagaAAACTCACGAAGGGCTAAGCTTCATCGAAAATAATTCCATAGCCAAAATAAGCTCAGAGTTTGTCAGAATGTCAGACACAACAGTCAGCTTGTTGATATAAGCAGATCTAAGAACGATTGTCCGATCTTTCTTTATAGCTTTTTTACAAAATTTCTTTGACTGGACAGCCGTTTGTTTCGGTAACGTTTTTCCAACTTCAGGGCTGCTTGCCAACTTGCCCTTGTCTAACAATTTCACAGCTTCATCATACTCCTTGTTCTCATATTTATCCTCCTGAGATAACAGATGAAAAGTAGGCGGTGTTAAATTCATCATTGTTGGAGTATTATGAACAGGTAACCATGTAAGGCTTGTTGGTGCATTAAGTAAAGATATAATTTCACAAATATCAACGACCTCATTAAcgttgttgttaaaccattgtgtcAAAGATGTGTACtcttcttcattttgatctttgtcAACATCTTTCTCAGCAACCTTTGGACCTACAACTTCTGTCACAACTGGAACAATTGGATCATCGGAATCAAGATTAACTTCTTGCTCATCATTCACATCATCATCAGCCTTGGATTGCCCATCATCAATCTTTTTCTCAGACTCAACCTTGTTTACATCAACacattcatcatcttttttctccgaaTCAGCATTCTTCTCATCATCATCGtggtcatcatcatcgtcatcatcatcgtcagtTCCCTCTGACTCGGCCTTCTTCTCATCATCATCGTCTTTTCCCTCTGACTCATCATTGTTGACATCATCATCGTCTTTTCCCTCTGACTCATCCTCCATCTCATCGTCAGTCTTCACATCACACACATCCATTTTAAAGACTTCGTTCAACTTCTTTTCATAAGATATCAATATCTTCTCATCTGGGTACTTGGACAAACTTTCACGTATTGTCCGTGATAAAAAATGCTTCAACTCATTGACCAATTTAAACTTCTCCTCGATAACTTCACAATAACCCTGCATATAATGTGCAAAAAGCTtagaatagttataaaaaaagaTCAAAGTTATcgcataatataatattatttactgAATGTATAATCAGACCAAGTATTATTTAATTAGTGAAAACAGGTGATTGTATACAAAaaatcaatcacatgtgattttatcataaaatcacatgtgattgtatacAAAAATTCAATCACAGGTGATTGAATACAAAAAATCATACTAACACAGCATGATTTAATTAGTAAAAACAGGTGTTtgaattataataaaaaaaaaaaaaaaacctacctcaATCGCACGCAGATCAGCCTTATCCTCATCTTCAAGTTTGAGAAAACCCTCCCCATTTTCTGCTTCTTCGTCATATTCATCTGCAAGTTCCAACAGCCCAAATGATCCGAGCTCAGCCTCTTTCTTTGCACGAACCGCAATGGCTCCTTTCCAGTTCTTGAAAACTGGACGCCCACGAACAACAGGAAAAGAATCAAACTTTGTACGGTCGAGATAGAGCAGCTAAGAAACAAACACGAAAAAAAAATCATAGTTATCAAACCAATTCGTAAAAAAGATTGTTGAAAATCATATATGATATATAGATAATGAAAAGATAACTCACGGTGAGAAAAGTAGCAGCACCGGtgtagaaacagttgggatcatttCTGTTCCATCCATTTTTGCTATATTTCAATGAAGAAAGAAGAAACATGGACCAGTTGATACTTGAAATATCAACATCGTCAGACAACCTCATCAACACATACGAACTCACTTTCCCATTTCTTTCACATGACACCATCGTGCTTGCAAACAACATGATAAAGTTCATCTGAAAGATACTATCAACTTCCGTTGAGGTCAGGATCTTAGAACACAGTGAAGATGAACGGGTGACAAACGGGGGTGGTGGAAACTGATTCAACCAATTTTGAACAAAAAGACTACCAAGCTTGAGTTCCAAGGTGTCTATATCAGTACCAACATCTTCGAGTCCAAACACATCGTGGACAGCTTGGGAATCAACCTTAATGTTTCCTTTTTGAGTCTTTATTATCATCTCATCACCATCGAAATTGTCAACAACATAGTAAACAAGATTACCCGGCAATTGGTCTATATTAAACCCAATTAAAGAACGAAACCCAAGTCTCGTGACACAAACTTTTTGTTCGGGGGTCAACGAACACATCACCTTTGCAAACTGCGTCGGTGTTGTCCTTAGCCTAAGAGCAGGTAGCTTAGACTCAACTTCATCATCAGAAGGAACATCCTTAACTTTGTGTTTCTGTTTGGGATTATCAACGGCATTGGTAACAGACTGGTGTTTTCTTTTACCTGAAAAATGTGATTTACAAAAGTAAATCAGTAACATTGAACAAAACAAATCAAAGGTGATATCATTTGTTAACAGCTAAATGTGAATTCCATAGTGATTTCttgtataatcacatgtgattgaaaaaacctAGAAGATACTCACAAAATTTATACTTACACTCTGATTTAGCAACAACAGATATGCAACTCATACACAGATAAAAGGCACATATTAAACAATCACAACAAATAACATGTGATTAAAGAAGCAAATAACATTTGTTAACAGATTTCAAAAGTGATTTattatataatcacatgtgattgaataaaaCCTAAAAGGTGTGCAACTCATACAAAAGATAAAAAGCACATATTAAACAATCACAACGAATAACATGTGATTAAAGAAGCAAATATAACAGCTAAATGTGTATTCGAAAGTGATTTCTtgtaataatcacatgtgattgataaaACCTAAAAGGTAATAACAAAACTTATACATACAATCTGATTTAAGAACAACAAATGTGCAACTCATAAAGAAGATAAAAAGCACATATTAAACAATCACAACAAAAATCATGTGCTTAAAGAAGCACACACACGAATGCTATATGACGAAACCCTGAAATTTGAAATCATCAAAGGAATACAAACAAACTTGATTGATTATAAACGAACATCAACAAAACTTGTTAAAATTACCAGTAGTTTTGGCCGGAGCTTTTTTATTAGCCGGAACATGCTTTTCAGCCGACGACGATTTTTTGATTAGAGAATGCTCCGATTTAGCCATGTTTGATGGAAGATAATCGATTAATGTGTATAGCTGTTGATGATTGTTGATAATGGCAGCTTTGATCGGTGTTGATCGAAGGAAATTAGCGGTCGATGTTGAAACCCTAGAAAgaagtgtgtgtttgtgtgtgaaatACAGATACGATGGAATGAAATTCCAAGCGGTGGGTGTATAACATATTTTGCCTGTGTGGACGAAAATACCCCTCCGCCATATATTGGGACTTTTAATCTGATCCGTTGATCAATCTCAATCTAAAGGCTGAGATTTGTCCCCTCAATCTCAACTTAAATATAGATTTCATTTGAATATTCTTCTTCATACTTAATCTTTTATATTTTCAACAATAGCAACAAAACCCAATACTACATAAGTGGTGTATTGAGGAGGtgggatgtagacaatcattcctctatccgagaataaagacaagtcatttttctccactcagagtgaaaacactctcaaaagtagagaaagtcatctctctctcttCGACGGATAGAGATATTGTTTCCGAGTAGACTTCCGGCCAATtagtagaaaaaaaaattaaaataaaataaaattgagatgaCATGAAAatagtaaaatcaaattttcatggtttTAAATCCTgcttgaaatttaatttaggctttaAGAGTCAGTTAAatcgtcaataaatcgacgcttactATTACTCGAAgtaaattttattttaataaaagttgataTTACTCAAGAAATCACAGTTTGTATGTAATTTGGTTCTCAATTCAATGTGAACTTGTCCGATTAGTATAGTGGCATGTCAAATATGATTTATCGAGTCGTATCAACTCCTATTAAAATAATTACTACGAGTTTATATCCttgaaaatagaaatagaaaatatATAAAACAAAAGATAAATGATGAATTCTCCCGATAAGCTAATTGAATTAATAACTACAAAGTAAATTTTATACATTAGGAATATCAACCAATTAAATATAACCTGTGATTGAATTATTGATCGAAAAATCTAAAAcggataatattattataattattaataattattattataattataatcaacaATAATTAATACAGTATAATAAAGCCATAAAGCGCAAATAATTACTATAAATTAAATTACATaagaaaatcaaaaataaaattaaaaaatatgttGGAGAGACAACGTAAGTGGAATCCATGtaatttaatactcgataaattaataaactcgataaaattaataatttgtccggTCACAACTTGGGACCAGTATAAATTTGAACCccaatcgataaaataataagataataatttttttgaaaTCTCAATGTAAATATACTGGTCCCGgcgaaactataaattaataaatgCTATTTTTTTTTGAAATATCAATGTACATTAAACTTGATAAGTTCATTAATGTGTGAATGTACAGACATGAAAATTTGAAAGTTCATGTTTatgttttatttaaatttaaataggTAAAGTGAATGGGCGTGGTAATTTCAAATGTCGATACATTAATTTGAGTCTTGCTCAAAAATATAAGCTaattttttaaatttataatttattaatttatcgttataataatattttgttaaattaataaaatattcaTGTCcaaacattattaatttatagaggttCACTGTAGTTAATACAATTTTAAACATTTACTTAAATTACGTATTTATAATAGCATTCATGACAATTTAGATTCtaatttattattatctttatctttatatacTTCATAGTTTTAACCAATCTTAATTTATTGTTAAAGAAAAAACTAGGGAGTTCCCAAACACAACTATGTTCAAAAAGTTCTCAAGTGGTAAGCAATATAAATCAAAATaaataaagtattattattttttattatacacaatataattacggagtatatatgtaGATGTAGATTAGTGCAGTGACGGAACTTGCAAGAATAGAGGggcgaaataatttttttttatatcttagaaGAATAATAAAATACTAGTCGAATGGCCCGTAATTTTACGAGTTAGTTGAAGAGCAACAATCTAAACTCATCAACATCAGTACAATAGGTACATATCCATTATGGATGTTGTATTGTTGTAACCTAAATTTTAAGAAAAGATGTCACCACAATGATAAGATATATACCACAAATTCAGAGTTGAATTATCATCATAAAAATTGTATCTATGTATTACAAATGGATGTTCTGTTAACTGGTAGTCTATATGTCATCAATTGCAGAATAATAAACATAGatgcatatatattatattattacactCAAAGTTTAAGAACATACTAAGCCATATATTAATACACTCAAAGTTTCTTCATAAAACTAAGCTCTAAATTTAGAATATTCAACTCTCACATGATAACACA includes these proteins:
- the LOC139853772 gene encoding uncharacterized protein, whose translation is MAKSEHSLIKKSSSAEKHVPANKKAPAKTTGKRKHQSVTNAVDNPKQKHKVKDVPSDDEVESKLPALRLRTTPTQFAKVMCSLTPEQKVCVTRLGFRSLIGFNIDQLPGNLVYYVVDNFDGDEMIIKTQKGNIKVDSQAVHDVFGLEDVGTDIDTLELKLGSLFVQNWLNQFPPPPFVTRSSSLCSKILTSTEVDSIFQMNFIMLFASTMVSCERNGKVSSYVLMRLSDDVDISSINWSMFLLSSLKYSKNGWNRNDPNCFYTGAATFLTLLYLDRTKFDSFPVVRGRPVFKNWKGAIAVRAKKEAELGSFGLLELADEYDEEAENGEGFLKLEDEDKADLRAIEGYCEVIEEKFKLVNELKHFLSRTIRESLSKYPDEKILISYEKKLNEVFKMDVCDVKTDDEMEDESEGKDDDDVNNDESEGKDDDDEKKAESEGTDDDDDDDDDHDDDEKNADSEKKDDECVDVNKVESEKKIDDGQSKADDDVNDEQEVNLDSDDPIVPVVTEVVGPKVAEKDVDKDQNEEEYTSLTQWFNNNVNEEDKYENKEYDEAVKLLDKGKLASSPEVGKTLPKQTAVQSKKFCKKAIKKDRTIVLRSAYINKLTVVSDILTNSELILAMELFSMKLSPSETVFESRKGSMIHRLSLESLCPDVYVEASVIDLWSFILNEEQKYRGQSSPSRFFFPSSIIYSYLYDNKNMKKEDKLMIIKESANAWFRFFPKLASL